The Thunnus albacares chromosome 21, fThuAlb1.1, whole genome shotgun sequence genome window below encodes:
- the si:ch211-196f5.2 gene encoding uncharacterized protein si:ch211-196f5.2 — protein sequence MVRVELEWDIPMSVTLPIQVQPDPAHRPFPFLDTTLADLGIQESEVKERVVWVDTKKTQVKNKAGKLKENEITILEVRVKAQKPGEKQLQEVLYSTEAHTDRSFCRTGMNILPWKSRCSGLIAA from the exons ATGGTGCGGGTGGAGCTGGAGTGGGACATCCCCATGTCGGTGACGCTGCCCATCCAGGTGCAGCCCGACCCGGCACACCGGCCCTTCCCATTCCTGGACACCACACTGGCCGACCTGGGCATCCAAGA gtcAGAGGTGAAGGAGAGGGTGGTGTGGGTGGACACCAAGAAGACCCAGGTGAAGAACAAGGCAGGGAAGCTGAAGGAGAACGAGATCACCATCCTGGAG GTGCGAGTGAAAGCCCAGAAGCCTGGAGAAAAACAGCTCCAGGAGGTCCTGTACAGCACTGAAGCCCACACTGACCGCTCCTTCTGTCGCACAGGGATGAATATTCTACCCTGGAAAAGCAGATGTTCAGGTCTGATTGCAGCTTAA